The following are encoded in a window of Panicum virgatum strain AP13 chromosome 5N, P.virgatum_v5, whole genome shotgun sequence genomic DNA:
- the LOC120675365 gene encoding EEF1A lysine methyltransferase 2-like isoform X2, whose translation MAGIRLTPEEPEMPVGTPPRPQLPASVAGAGGGSGGLEMASDDERSVAADSWSVRSEYGSTLDDDQRYADAAEVLAAAAASANFPSAASDYCSDKEDQDPGDVEGSMLGLQSYWDASYSEDLANFQEHGHAGEIWFGADVMDTVAVWTKSLCNIIQGGIPSGHDSMKSEVDEQLFSNYPVLDVGTGNGLLLQALAKQGFTDLTGTDYSEGAIELARNLATRDGFDSIKFLVDDILETKLDRKFKIITDKGTLDAIGLHPDGRAKRIMYWESVSNLVEPGGIVVITSCNHTKDELLQEVEEFSKRKFGKENMDEGAGPASQIFRYIDHVRTYPTIMFGGVEGSQVCTVAFQRM comes from the exons ATGGCTGGAATAAGGCTGACGCCCGAGGAGCCCGAGATGCCCGTCggcacgccgccccgcccccaGCTCCCGGCATCCGTCGCCGGAGCAGGCGGTGGCAGCGGGGGCCTCGAAATGGCGTCGGACGACGAGCGGTCCGTGGCGGCCGACTCTTGGTCCGTGCGGAGCGAGTACGGGAGCACGCTCGACGACGACCAGCGCTACGCCGACGCCGCGGAggtgctcgccgctgccgcggcctccgccaacttcccctccgccgcctccgattACTG TTCTGATAAGGAAGATCAAGATCCTGGTGATGTTGAAGGATCAATGCTGGGTCTCCAAAGCTACTGGGATGCTTCGTATTCAGAAGATCTTGCAAATTTTCAGGAACATGGGCATGCTGGAGAAATATG GTTTGGTGCAGATGTAATGGATACAGTTGCTGTTTGGACAAAGAGTTTGTGTAACATTATTCAGGGCGGGATTCCATCTGGTCATGACAGCATGAAAAGTGAAGTCGATGAACAATTATTCTCCAACTACCCTGTGCTCGATGTTGGAACTGGGAACGGCCTTCTCTTGCAAGCACTTGCTAAGCAGGG GTTTACAGATTTAACAGGAACTGATTACAGTGAAGGAGCCATTGAACTTGCAAGAAACCTTGCCACTCGTGATGGCTTCGATTCAATAAAATTTTTG GTTGATGATATACTAGAGACAAAGTTAGATAGGAAATTCAAAATTATTACAGACAAAGGGACTTTGGATGCCATTGGATTGCATCCAGATGGTCGTGCGAAAAG AATAATGTATTGGGAGTCTGTATCAAACTTGGTTGAGCCAGGTGGCATTGTG GTCATAACATCATGTAATCACACAAAGGATGAGCTTCTGCAAGAAGTAGAAGAATTCAGCAAGAGAAAATTTGGCAAGGAGAACATGGATGAAGGTGCAGGACCTGCGTCCCAGATCTTCCGGTACATAGATCATGTCCGAACATACCCCACCATAATGTTTGGGGGAGTCGAGGGGTCTCAAGTGTGCACCGTGGCCTTTCAACGGATGTAA
- the LOC120675365 gene encoding EEF1A lysine methyltransferase 2-like isoform X1: MAGIRLTPEEPEMPVGTPPRPQLPASVAGAGGGSGGLEMASDDERSVAADSWSVRSEYGSTLDDDQRYADAAEVLAAAAASANFPSAASDYCSSDKEDQDPGDVEGSMLGLQSYWDASYSEDLANFQEHGHAGEIWFGADVMDTVAVWTKSLCNIIQGGIPSGHDSMKSEVDEQLFSNYPVLDVGTGNGLLLQALAKQGFTDLTGTDYSEGAIELARNLATRDGFDSIKFLVDDILETKLDRKFKIITDKGTLDAIGLHPDGRAKRIMYWESVSNLVEPGGIVVITSCNHTKDELLQEVEEFSKRKFGKENMDEGAGPASQIFRYIDHVRTYPTIMFGGVEGSQVCTVAFQRM, encoded by the exons ATGGCTGGAATAAGGCTGACGCCCGAGGAGCCCGAGATGCCCGTCggcacgccgccccgcccccaGCTCCCGGCATCCGTCGCCGGAGCAGGCGGTGGCAGCGGGGGCCTCGAAATGGCGTCGGACGACGAGCGGTCCGTGGCGGCCGACTCTTGGTCCGTGCGGAGCGAGTACGGGAGCACGCTCGACGACGACCAGCGCTACGCCGACGCCGCGGAggtgctcgccgctgccgcggcctccgccaacttcccctccgccgcctccgattACTG CAGTTCTGATAAGGAAGATCAAGATCCTGGTGATGTTGAAGGATCAATGCTGGGTCTCCAAAGCTACTGGGATGCTTCGTATTCAGAAGATCTTGCAAATTTTCAGGAACATGGGCATGCTGGAGAAATATG GTTTGGTGCAGATGTAATGGATACAGTTGCTGTTTGGACAAAGAGTTTGTGTAACATTATTCAGGGCGGGATTCCATCTGGTCATGACAGCATGAAAAGTGAAGTCGATGAACAATTATTCTCCAACTACCCTGTGCTCGATGTTGGAACTGGGAACGGCCTTCTCTTGCAAGCACTTGCTAAGCAGGG GTTTACAGATTTAACAGGAACTGATTACAGTGAAGGAGCCATTGAACTTGCAAGAAACCTTGCCACTCGTGATGGCTTCGATTCAATAAAATTTTTG GTTGATGATATACTAGAGACAAAGTTAGATAGGAAATTCAAAATTATTACAGACAAAGGGACTTTGGATGCCATTGGATTGCATCCAGATGGTCGTGCGAAAAG AATAATGTATTGGGAGTCTGTATCAAACTTGGTTGAGCCAGGTGGCATTGTG GTCATAACATCATGTAATCACACAAAGGATGAGCTTCTGCAAGAAGTAGAAGAATTCAGCAAGAGAAAATTTGGCAAGGAGAACATGGATGAAGGTGCAGGACCTGCGTCCCAGATCTTCCGGTACATAGATCATGTCCGAACATACCCCACCATAATGTTTGGGGGAGTCGAGGGGTCTCAAGTGTGCACCGTGGCCTTTCAACGGATGTAA